TTTAAACCTTTTTAAAAATGCGCTTCTATTCTTTACTCCGGTTTTTTTAAAAATGTTCGAGGCGTGCTTAGACACTGTTCTTTCTGCAATAAAGAAATCATCACCAATTTGTTTATAGGTTTTTCTACTTAAAATTGATACTGCAATTTCCATTTCTCTTCTGGTTAGTTTTTGATAAATAAGTTTGGATTCCAAAAGATTTTGTTTGTTCTCTCCATAAAACTTGAATACTTCAAACATTTTATTCTTGTTTTCTAAAAAGTAC
The sequence above is a segment of the Tenacibaculum sp. 190130A14a genome. Coding sequences within it:
- a CDS encoding LuxR C-terminal-related transcriptional regulator, yielding MPTILLAFYFSWAFYDKIMKIPKSNKFALRRSRLSLLSAFCISLLPLMTVIGDYQWLTFSVMNLSFYAITAIEVDRYLYFLENKNKMFEVFKFYGENKQNLLESKLIYQKLTRREMEIAVSILSRKTYKQIGDDFFIAERTVSKHASNIFKKTGVKNRSAFLKRFKIKH